The segment GATGCGAGGATGCGGGACGTACTCGAAGATGACGCACTGACGGTAAATCACTGGAGTGAAACAACGGGCGATGGCTACAGGATAGATGTTGCGGTTTCCGACGCGTTACAGCAAAGAACCCAGGCGCTTCCCGTAAAACTTCTGGAGGTCGTTCTGACTATTTACTGGACAAAGAACATGAAGGAGAAGAGTTTTACGCTGCGGACCATGAAAATGGTTA is part of the Syntrophorhabdaceae bacterium genome and harbors:
- a CDS encoding prepilin-type N-terminal cleavage/methylation domain-containing protein codes for the protein MLKTSHELRITNCEGFTLLEVLVALSILSTAIILIFQLFSANMRNIALSEDYVSATVTADARMRDVLEDDALTVNHWSETTGDGYRIDVAVSDALQQRTQALPVKLLEVVLTIYWTKNMKEKSFTLRTMKMVKRKI